One Arachis hypogaea cultivar Tifrunner chromosome 18, arahy.Tifrunner.gnm2.J5K5, whole genome shotgun sequence genomic window, CTAACCTCAGACAAACAGCCCAGAAGCTGGAACCGACTGTCTTGATGGGACCTAGTGACGTGGCGCAAGCACTGTCAACAAAGATGAATCTTTATGTGAGGACTAAAGCTTTCTTGAGGTGACATTCACAATTGGGTCAAAAGTTATGGTATAAACACAATATCATAACAAAATTAAAGTTCACAACAAAATAGACAtaacaagaaaaaatatttttaagtttgtcAATGATTCAACTAAAATATCCACTTTGTATTCGAAGGGCACACTACTAGGAACCAGTAAGACCAAGACTGGTAGAACTTTTACATCATTATGAATATGATATGCCCCAAAATTCATTAGTGATGATGTTAACCTCAATCATTTTATGCATCAGCAAGATTTCCTGGGGCAACTTAAGAGAGGGAAAGACATGCAATGAGCAATAAAATGTTATAAACTTCCAAGCCAAACTACATACAAAATCGTGACAACATAGCTCAGAGTTAGATATTTTGATCAATTATTCACTTATTGACAACGGACACCCTAATTATGGTGAAATATGACACACTAATAACCATAAGCAGCTAGTATTGGTAGGACTCAAGTGGAAGTAGTAGTTATAGTAAAAATAGTTAGGTGAGGGAGTTAGAAATGGCACTTCAGAAACAATTAATCACCAGAGACAAAATTTCGATTTTCACACCACCCCAACCAATTGCTTTTAGGCTGACGGGCCTCCTTCATTATTCGTACCCCACTCTTCTTCAGCCTCGTTACCATTAACGAGTACTGCACCATCTGTAGAATCGGCATCCACTACAACTGCCTCTTCTTGGCTTCCTTCTTCTCCATTATGCTCCTCCTGTGCCTCTGTATACTGCTCTTCTCCATTCTGTTCAGTCAAACGAAAcaaaatgaacaaaaataaagcaaaaatcTAAAACCACCACTAGGAATCTACTCAGGTATTCAATTGGCAGTACAAGGCATACATATGAGGAACTTTTTTAAGCTTTTGTGTGGCGTTAGCCCTATATATCAATTTACCTCATGGTTAGAGTCCCCATTCTCAAGAGGCTCCTCGCCTTCGTCAATCTGCATGCTTCTAAAAGCTTCAACAAGGCTTATATGTGATTTATCTGCATGGCTGATGTACTGCTCCGCATGAGGGTAAACAttccttaaaaaaataaaaaaattaatagtaagtATTTGTACACAGCCTAATCAGACCAACTACAAAGCTTCCAGAgacatgcaaataaataaatcaatcatatatatatatatatatatatatatatatatatatatatatatatatacattctcTACACTGACCTTGTTGCTGCAGCCTTAGATTCAACAGCAAGTGCAACTTGCCAGTCTTCAAATAAATTTGGATATTCCTCAGGATCAGCCAATGATTCAGCAGCTTTTGGATTAACCTGCATAAAATATCAAATACATGAGAGAAATATACAATTGCTCAATCCAGAACTCACAATCCACAAGGAAATTGAATAAGACCAGAAGTTCCTTCCATGGATCATAAACTTCCATCATGATTCATGAGTAAATACTATATATCTGAGTCATTAATTACCTTATTAAGATCTTTTCTCCAAATTGCTACTATCTCTGAGACCTTGCTTGGGAGGTAAGATCGAGCCATTAAAGCTGCCTCTGGAATCCGATTGCTGCAAATAGCATAACTTAGCTATATATTACTGCAGTAGACCTAACACCCCTCCCTTCCCCTCCCCTCTCTAGTAGTAACGTCATAGAGGAAAAGAAGACACTATTGAAGATTACCTCTCTATCAACAGTTGAAGGCAGTCTTCCACTCTACCCAACATAAACAAGCAAAGGAAAGCAACATTGTTCTTCCCTTGCTCTTTAGCAAGGGTTGCAAGTTTTGATATTCCTTCGGCATCTCCTAAAGAAGAATACAGCAGTAACAACCCACTCAAATCCATCGCATGATTCAAACAATCCTCAGCCATATCTAACTGCAAGACAACAAGGCACTCACTTCAGAATATTTTGACATGGATAGTTAGGAATGAAATTCAGCTTAGGTGTTGGAGAAAtacaatttaagtttcaaataaCATAGAAAAGTACCCTTCCACTAGACATAGCTAATTCTCCCAACTGCTTCCATTTAGACTCACTCTGCACTTCTGTTGCAATACTCTGCAGCGAAAGAGGGCGAATATTATTCATGTGAACCACAGATATAGAAATTTGATTACCAAGTTAACAACTTTTACAAGCCAACTAATATCTCTTTGACTCTTTGTAGGTACTACAAGAGCAAACCTTTGCAACTTCTAATCTTCCAAGCTGTATTGCTAGTTCAAATCTGTAATCAGGGTCAGTAGCTACTTCAAGAGCCTCCTCTATCATCCCCCGTGATTCCAAGAATCGAGCCACACTACCAAAAATCAAGTATTTCAATTAGGATGCACATACATACCAGCACTGAGTACCTAAATTTATAACTGAAATTTGGAATTTAAATAAACAATACAAGGCCtactaaaagaagaaaaaaaaatcaagatgCAAGGCAAACTATGGATTAATATCATACAAACATGACAAGAAAATATAATGATGGACAAGAAGCCTCTAGAGATTACAAGTTAAATGCAACAACTTGGACAAGATTATTCGTTTCGGCACCCCAGTGGGTTGAACCCCTACTAAAGGGATCAAACCAAACATTTTTTGGGAACAAACAGAGAGACACTCACAGGGAATGTAACatataattgcattaaaattatcTAGATATGCATTTAAAGCATAATTCTGCAACCAAAAGTCCAAAACCACTTTAACACATCTCTCCACAATGAAAGGAAAATTGCCATTGTTTTATAAATGAATGCAGCGGAGCTACTACCTGTTAAGATGCTCCTTAGGAATTGATGGTAGGACTTCATTGGCCCTTTCAATATCACCGCGCATAACTAATGTCTTGTACTCAATCAAGCTTAAAAGCAGTGTGTATCCCATAACACTGACAATAATTGATAGATAATAAAAAGTCAAGTTAATGCATTTTAAATGATCTGaaatttccatttttttttctttcgtttgATATGAAATGAACACCACTTACTTAAACTCTTTGTCAATCAGATATACCCGGCTTTGGTTTGCAAGGTAACCCAATAAATACATAGGGCGGTCCAAATGAAACATTGTTGTTACCTGAATTCACAATGTCATTCACCAAGAGATCTCATATAATCCTTGACATTCAATTGtaaaaataatagataaaaaattattctctTTTAGCCTAGAAGGGACAAGAATTAGTACCTCGCCACCAACACAGTAATTCAGTCTCCAAGAGGAATTGTTGTAGATAAAGCAATCCCCAACCCAAATGCCTGTCCTGACACGTTCACTCATCTCATGAAGGAGCTCAAAGGCATCTTCAACACCTTCATCATCTACAGGTCTTCCACTAACTAAATGTGAAGCAACTATGTCACGCTGCAATCATGAAAGTTAAAATGTTTACAGTGCTGCCACCTGTATGATGCTTCCAAATATTCTTTCAGCCAAAGTTTAAATGGGAAAAATGTGTAGTTCAGAGAATCCTCACATTGTACTTCAGGATATAGAATGATGTATCACTAGCAATTGTGACAAGATCACCACTATCGGCCCAGTAGAGGTTCTGACAcaacacaaaataacaaaaaaaaaacgatgAACAAGGAGATGTAGAGAAGTAAAAAGGAAAGGGGCAGCAATAACAATAAAAGCAGAAAACTAGATCACCTAGTTAAAAAAGCACTCACTTTCACATTGACATCAATCCGATAAATTAACCTGCATTCTGCCCAATCATAAAAGCAGATGAAATCATTTGAGCACATCGCTAATAAAGTGCCTCCAAAAATACGTTCTGCTGAAAATGTTGGTCGGACACTCCTCTTCTCCTGAAATACCCATATTTAGACTCCAACTAAAATTTCCAGACGGAAAATTTATTTCATGCAGAAGACAGCTAGAAATAAGAAGATTTAAGTATTTACAACAGCGGAAGCAGCCCATgcaaaaataacaatgaaaaaaatAACCTAGCCTTCATCCTTTTAGAAATAGCAAGCATTTGttatttaccatcacaattacgattaaaaagtaaataaagtgTACAAACAAAAAGTGCAAACCTggaaatttttgttgaaaattttgatcttTGATGTGCTTTCTCTGACAGCATACTCTCCATCAGAAGACCAAACAAATTCGAGAGCTGAACCAAAAGACCTATTTCTCCATGCCAATGCAGTGTATATAATATACTCACCATCTCCACATACAACAACAAATCTCCCATTTGGGTTGTGCTTTAAGTTCTGAGAAAAATTAATCAACAATCAACCATCACTCAAAACAGAATCAGAATAGTTGAAACAGTAGTAAAGAATATTAATAGAAAGCTCACTTCTTTTAATATAAATTGTGCAACACAGAAATAGCTTAAACATATTTATGTTATACAATTACATCCTTATAGATTAAGTTGTTCAATAGCTCAATTTCAATTTATAACATTACATAATAAAATCAAGCTTTCTGCATAGAAGCACAACAAAACTGCCGGTAGGCTTCAGGAAACATGTGGAAAATACGGCATAATAAATCAGGAAAAACATGCCAATCATTCATTTTCAAAATCCCACAAAGAAAGGGTTGTATGATGGGAATCGGGAAAGAGCGTAAACCCTTCAAAAACAGAGGAAGCAGAGCAATAAAATGGAACATCACGTGAGGAAGAAGGATATTAACTCACTTGTGGGTAGAGATCACAAGTGCCCAACTCCTTAACAGCCAAGGGTAACCTTTCTCCATCAGCAACCTAAGAAGCATAGTATTTGCATGTGTCAATAAAATCAAATACTTACAGATTGTTGCATTTTACAGAAATAAGAGTGGAAATTGATCCCATACCTCCACATCTGCTCCTACACTTTTTATATTGACAGTTTGAATTTCATTATGCTTAGCCCAAATAATTTTCCCACTGTTGTCCATGCTAGCCACAGGTACTTCTCGACCAAGTTTAACCATAATAGTCCCTTCATCATAGCCAATCACAACGCTGCAGAGGAAGACAATTTGGTAATTTAGGCCAAGAAGCAAGTGAAAGATAATATAGCAATACTTTATTATTCAGACAACAGCCACTTGCCAATATTCAAATGTGTAAAAAATGACACTCAAACTAATCGCCCAAACCCTTCAAAGAAGGCAGACAGAAAAAACACTCACCGACGTGATCCTTTCATATATCCAATGGCCCAAACCCTTTCAAGACCATAGTTCAATGTGTTCTCAAGCCTGCAAAACATTTAACAAGCCCAAAACATAAAATTGAGGAATTAGTGACTTAGTGTATGTCCTTAGTTTCAAATATACCtctaattaacttaattaaaatcttaaaatgtGAAACATATAATAAATTAGAGAAAGAGATGCAGAGCAGAAATAACGATGTACAATCTCTCAGTCTCAATCACTATCTACAACTTAAATCACATCATGCAAAGTGGAAAAAGAATGTGAAGTAACAAGTCAAGTATAACTGCATAGTTTATAAGGCCCTATTATGCAAGACCAATACTCAACCACTGCCAAATTATTCCAGTCCCCATAAGATAGTTATGACAATGGAGAAAAATAAGCCAGAGGAATATGCCAAATAAAACGAGCATAAAGTTAAAGCTCACAGGTTACCTATAAGTGGTAGAGTGCCATATTCGTACTGTACCATCCTCAGAACCAGTAATTATTATAGGAAGCTCCGGATGAAAGCACACAGCAGAAACATTGTGCGTGTGACCTTCAAGGGTCTGGACACAACCTTTGGTCTGATAATCCCATACCTATTTCATAGGTTGTATCCAAGTTAGTCTTATTCATATATATTACACATATGGGCAAATAAATCAAGGGAGCAACaagaacaagaattgaaagataacCTTGGCAGTGTGATCATCAGAGCCAGTGATCAGATAAGGTTTGTCACCACCTGTAAAGTAATCAACGCAATTCACACCTTTCTGGTGGGCATCCAATGTAAAATTAGGATCAGGAGAGCCAAGATTCCAAATCTGGTAAGATgagaaaacaggaatatcaatgcaggaggaagaagaagaagaagagcataaAATAGATGGAGACAAGATAACATGTATACCTTTATGGTGCGATCAAGAGATGCACTAGCAAAGGTGTTTGTGTCTTTAGGATTAAATGTTACTTGCATGACATAATGAGAATGTCCCTCAAATATCTGGGTACAAACCCAGCCTTTTTCCCAATCCCAAAGCTTAATAAGCATATCATCAGATGATGACAGCACATAAGGAAGTGTAGGATGAACAGCCACACACCGAATGTAATCTGTATGTGCCTCAAATACTTTGACTTTATCCATTGTGTTGTAATTATATACACGAATAAACATATCATCTGCTCCAGCAACAACCCACTGTTTGCGTGCAATAAACTTGGCTGACCTAACTGCAAAATCATATTGTATAAGagctccaaagtggcttctaagTAGTAAATTGACTTAGAAAAGCACGCTTCCAGGAAAATGCATCATATATAAAATGTTCACTAACCTGGCAACTCAGTAACCTCAAAAGATTTGGCCATAGTCTGAAATAGCATAAAAGAAATGAGTGTTAATTACACAAGCATTTCTGCAGAAGTTATAATGACCCATCAAATGCAGAAGGGTTGTaaagaatttaaatataaaactgaTGATTTGAAAGCTACAATCTATTAATGCAAATTAATGGATACCACAGAACACACcaaagtatataaaattataaatgaacCACTAAAAGACATGTTTAAGAAGGAATAAATGAACTGACAAACATTATAAACTGCAAAAACACAAATTGCTgtgtaaaattctaaaaaactgcGAGATTCTTAATAGAAATATAACATGTGTCAGATAGATAACTGGCAAACAAATAGAGAAATCCAGAAAATTAACAAAGTAAATAAACACTACTTTTAAACTAAAACTACTCTTCTCAATATACAGGTTCCAGGCCATCAAGTTATGGTTGAATAAAAGAGGTTACTATCCTTTCTATGGCATTTTGGTTTCTGGGCAATAAAAAATAGCATACCTGAGATTGGAAGTTCCAGATACAGACAGTTCCAGAGTATAAACTTGCAAGAATCCTACATTGACAAGGCAACATCATGCAATTtgtcaaaacatataattatgAAGTATGAACTGTTTACAATCAAACTAATTGCCACAGTAATTAAATAATGCCAAAGTAGCCTCATATAGCAAACATGAAAATCACTATTGGTGACTCAAACTATTGTAGATACCAGGTGGACTTGAGCATTATCTAAAGGTGGGAGAAAACATCCAGATATTCCTCGTTATAAAATGAACTTCATATCATACACTATTTCAGAACCACACCAAGTTAGACAAGGATGAGGCATTACCATGGTTCTGTCGGATGTAGATCCACAGATTTTACTCTTTCTGATCTTTGCGCAAGCTTCCTCTGATTGAAGATTAGGAAAACATGTTAGATTGAGTAGCTAGAAAGGCAAATATCCACACTGTGCTTGGACTCCGAGAAATCTAATCTCACTTACGAGCTAATCAGAATTTCTCGTGAGACAAACACGAAATAAACATTGAATCAGAATAACCAACGAAACATTACCTTGATTTCGAGTCTGAGAGGCTGCAAATGCAagcaacaaataaacaaaaacgaGTCAATGCACAATTCCACGATAGATCCCATCGAAAATGAAACCATACGAATTAAGTAAGCAAAATTCAGAGCCTCGCATTTTAAGTTAGAGACAGAAAAGCGTTTGAAATTCGTAAGAGCGAACGGCAACATTGAGTAAAACACGAAATCAAAGAGAATTCGGTCCAGATCTAAGGTTGCTAGGAATGTTGAGGCATTTGCGAGAGAACAGATCAAAGAGGAAGCTCACCATTTTTGCAGATTGGAGAGTGAACTAGCGTCGATCGAGATCACTCGTCGGAGATCAGAATCCAAATTCGAACGAGCCCAAAGAGATCGAGCTCAGAGTGAGAGAGAAACGGAaacagagagagagaagggacaAAAGGCTTTTGTATTATAAAGGGAGCACGGTGTAATTGTGTAAATGTCATTAGAAAGAGGGAAGCGGAACTTTGCAGTTAATGTCAGATTACCAAAGTGCCACTGGGAGTACATTGTCGTGTGCGTTGTCGCACCATATGGAAATGGGGTCCGCCGCAGATCAATTAAATGAACGGTTGAGATTCGAACGAGTGATTCTGTTTGGGCGTTAACAAATTCTGATAAACTAACAACGTGTTTAATGAAGGGTAGCACCGTCACCGGTCACCGGTCACCGGGTCAGTAACGTGATCGCCACGTGGATCATTGGGCCctcatattaatattttttacatgCATTgttctttaataatattttacgtATTTCAGATCAAAAGAAGCATTTGTCGGTTGTTTTGAGATTTATTCATGGATTTAACTTCGTAAATGGACAATTTCCATAATGGAGCTTCAAAACTTGAACATTGGTTCACACTATTGTTCTGCAATTATTTTTCTGTATCAACTTAGATGACTTATTTTTCCCTCGTAGTCAATTACACTACTCAGTTAAGCATAAATTGATAAGCAAAGCGGTATATATTAAAGGAAATGTTAGCAGACTTATTTTAATATGTTTAAGATGTTATTGTGAAATGTGGATTAATTTGTTATTGGTACATATGTGATGAGACGTTTAGACTTTAGATTATTTGACTGTTTTAGACTTCGTTTTTACTTAATCTTTAAagagataattaaaattattattaaacactaaattatatgttacacaaaaatattatttacatattaaaatgagtaaagtatcatttttatcACCAATGTTTGGAGTAAGtgtcaaagttgtccctaacatttcaatcgtcctatttaaatctctaatattttaaaattgtctcaatgTTGTCCCATCGTTAGGGATTCGTTAAAAGAACCGACAGCGGGACAAAattaagacaattttaaaacgttaggggcttaaataggatgaaaacgttaggaacaaaaatgatacatagaaataaactttaattttatccttcaataatatcaaaaaattttattgtacatagtattcaattgttttttaatcacatttaagtaaattacacttaatcacattacaataaatttatttttttataatttcatacttaaagttataagttaatataaaaatataaaaaaattatttagaatgaaagttgtgtgattaagtgtaatttacttaaaagtaattaaaaataattaaatattatatatagtaaaaaattgatattattaaaagataaaattaaaatttatttttacgtatcgtttttgtccccaacgttttcgttctatttaagtccataacgtttcaaaatcgtctcaattttgtctcactgtcaattctgttaacggatccctagcaataagacaacattgagtcaattttaaaacgacAGGGACTTAAACGGGCCATTGAAACTATCAAAATTAGTAATTAAtagatatattatttaatttatttttaatatatatttatattttaatatatatttcgtACTAATGGTTGTATATTACAATGGTGAAGAGTCACAACTCAAAGTAGGTGCAAATCATATACtaaaataacaacttaaaataCAAACGAAACCAACAGCTGAGTAAATGTTATTCTCTTTCATCTTGTAGCAGCAGCAGCATAGCATTTACTTCCAAAGTATGATGAAGCAGTTTAATTTGCACTTTTAATCTTGTTTGACAGCTTCAATGTTTATCTTAACTATAACAAATCCTTTGTCACAACCAAAAGCAACCCTGCACCAAGTAATGATCAA contains:
- the LOC112770907 gene encoding coatomer subunit beta'-2 isoform X1 is translated as MPLRLEIKRKLAQRSERVKSVDLHPTEPWILASLYSGTVCIWNFQSQTMAKSFEVTELPVRSAKFIARKQWVVAGADDMFIRVYNYNTMDKVKVFEAHTDYIRCVAVHPTLPYVLSSSDDMLIKLWDWEKGWVCTQIFEGHSHYVMQVTFNPKDTNTFASASLDRTIKIWNLGSPDPNFTLDAHQKGVNCVDYFTGGDKPYLITGSDDHTAKVWDYQTKGCVQTLEGHTHNVSAVCFHPELPIIITGSEDGTVRIWHSTTYRLENTLNYGLERVWAIGYMKGSRRVVIGYDEGTIMVKLGREVPVASMDNSGKIIWAKHNEIQTVNIKSVGADVEVADGERLPLAVKELGTCDLYPQNLKHNPNGRFVVVCGDGEYIIYTALAWRNRSFGSALEFVWSSDGEYAVRESTSKIKIFNKNFQEKRSVRPTFSAERIFGGTLLAMCSNDFICFYDWAECRLIYRIDVNVKNLYWADSGDLVTIASDTSFYILKYNRDIVASHLVSGRPVDDEGVEDAFELLHEMSERVRTGIWVGDCFIYNNSSWRLNYCVGGEVTTMFHLDRPMYLLGYLANQSRVYLIDKEFNVMGYTLLLSLIEYKTLVMRGDIERANEVLPSIPKEHLNSVARFLESRGMIEEALEVATDPDYRFELAIQLGRLEVAKSIATEVQSESKWKQLGELAMSSGRLDMAEDCLNHAMDLSGLLLLYSSLGDAEGISKLATLAKEQGKNNVAFLCLFMLGRVEDCLQLLIESNRIPEAALMARSYLPSKVSEIVAIWRKDLNKVNPKAAESLADPEEYPNLFEDWQVALAVESKAAATRNVYPHAEQYISHADKSHISLVEAFRSMQIDEGEEPLENGDSNHENGEEQYTEAQEEHNGEEGSQEEAVVVDADSTDGAVLVNGNEAEEEWGTNNEGGPSA
- the LOC112770907 gene encoding coatomer subunit beta'-2 isoform X2: MPLRLEIKRKLAQRSERVKSVDLHPTEPWILASLYSGTVCIWNFQSQTMAKSFEVTELPVRSAKFIARKQWVVAGADDMFIRVYNYNTMDKVKVFEAHTDYIRCVAVHPTLPYVLSSSDDMLIKLWDWEKGWVCTQIFEGHSHYVMQVTFNPKDTNTFASASLDRTIKIWNLGSPDPNFTLDAHQKGVNCVDYFTGGDKPYLITGSDDHTAKVWDYQTKGCVQTLEGHTHNVSAVCFHPELPIIITGSEDGTVRIWHSTTYRLENTLNYGLERVWAIGYMKGSRRVVIGYDEGTIMVKLGREVPVASMDNSGKIIWAKHNEIQTVNIKSVGADVEVADGERLPLAVKELGTCDLYPQNLKHNPNGRFVVVCGDGEYIIYTALAWRNRSFGSALEFVWSSDGEYAVRESTSKIKIFNKNFQEKRSVRPTFSAERIFGGTLLAMCSNDFICFYDWAECRLIYRIDVNVKNLYWADSGDLVTIASDTSFYILKYNRDIVASHLVSGRPVDDEGVEDAFELLHEMSERVRTGIWVGDCFIYNNSSWRLNYCVGGEVTTMFHLDRPMYLLGYLANQSRVYLIDKEFNVMGYTLLLSLIEYKTLVMRGDIERANEVLPSIPKEHLNSVARFLESRGMIEEALEVATDPDYRFELAIQLGRLEVAKSIATEVQSESKWKQLGELAMSSGRLDMAEDCLNHAMDLSGLLLLYSSLGDAEGISKLATLAKEQGKNNVAFLCLFMLGRVEDCLQLLIESNRIPEAALMARSYLPSKVSEIVAIWRKDLNKVNPKAAESLADPEEYPNLFEDWQVALAVESKAAATRNVYPHAEQYISHADKSHISLVEAFRSMQIDEGEEPLENGDSNHENGEEQYTEAQEEHNGEEGSQEEAVVVDADSTDGAVLVNGNEAEEEWVLAPRH